The proteins below come from a single Gimesia alba genomic window:
- a CDS encoding LPS-assembly protein LptD yields MSGEINSVSRYVSHILWRAFVLITMLGGAATIAPAQTSFFGAPKASYEESEYEPSEEEPIEISAEYSQQWEEDFVKVSILKGNCRVQQGDAVLRSRQMVIWHRKTRKTDRVSVYLEGEVRVDLPGESKSENSLLVNLVTQNGIKAKIRRPAANIASDDDPLLKRATQRRGIPHDHQLKRAQFIVEKTPLEGPEFTPLPEPELNVGFRRIRLFPRSAVPYNVQSFPSTHTVPPEQIWVITGGVNLLIDGMNDLGMVDMSADRIIIWTDGRDAQSFNSEIRQSKETPFEIYLEGNIEIRQGTYYLKANRAFYDAREGRAVMLDAELKTHLPELGENIRVRASQIRQLSKGAYLAQDAWATGSQFGKPGYRIQSSDIFIEDRYSTPWIGSGTMELDPQTGQPVPNRRAWISSSNNTFQIGDVPLLYLPYVTSPVEDIYFPITGLRFGNDRIFGFQVETEWDMFKLLGLERQPGTNWEGQVDYYSYRGVGIGQSGDYQGENLLGFDNVFNGGGKMFYIHDSGTDNLGLDRRALVPSTRDRYLINLQHRQESPFGMTLTGEGGLISDRNFQEEYFETDFDTAKDVETLLHLKQQQENWSWSVIGRTKLNNFTDTTDWLPKADLFLLGEPLFGNLLSWTSHSSVGYGKLKPAAAPYNPQQDVFTPLPFIADSQGLVAMTRNQLEAPFNLGPFKMVPYVMGEAAYWEQGLQQQTIDRLYGSAGLRGSIQFERIFADVYSPFFNLNGLAHKMSLEGDYSFSDSSENLSNIAQYNEFDDNAQERFRERLVINTFGGVLPPQFDPRFYAVRTGAGRGVTDPYYEMVDDQQVLRMAWRHRLQTKTGPPDQQRIKDWMTLDLEASYFPDAQRDNFGEDFGLLGGHYQWFLGDRTTLAANAYYDLFDGGQELWDVSLTSQRTNRLAVNVALQQIKGGGGLDSQILSASLNYMMSQKWSAGISTAYDLGEHINRGQTLSITRTGADFLMSLGMTYDQSTGNAGIGLTIMPRFGNFGGGPSDFSSLFSSAAQ; encoded by the coding sequence GTGTCGGGCGAGATTAATTCCGTTTCCCGGTATGTTTCGCACATCCTCTGGCGAGCATTTGTTTTAATAACAATGCTTGGCGGAGCGGCCACGATTGCGCCCGCACAGACCAGTTTCTTTGGTGCTCCCAAAGCCTCTTATGAAGAATCCGAGTACGAACCTTCTGAAGAAGAACCGATTGAAATCTCAGCCGAGTACTCGCAACAGTGGGAAGAAGATTTTGTCAAAGTCTCGATTCTGAAAGGCAACTGCCGTGTTCAGCAAGGCGATGCCGTATTGCGATCGCGGCAGATGGTGATCTGGCATCGTAAAACGAGAAAAACGGATCGTGTTTCTGTTTATCTCGAAGGAGAAGTTCGCGTTGATCTTCCCGGCGAGTCAAAAAGCGAAAACAGTTTGCTGGTCAATCTGGTTACGCAAAACGGGATCAAAGCCAAGATCAGGCGCCCTGCAGCGAACATCGCTTCCGATGACGATCCGTTGTTGAAGCGGGCCACACAGCGGCGTGGCATTCCCCATGATCATCAATTGAAACGAGCTCAGTTTATCGTTGAAAAAACGCCCCTGGAAGGTCCGGAATTCACTCCCTTGCCGGAGCCGGAACTGAATGTCGGCTTTCGTAGAATTCGATTGTTTCCCCGCAGTGCAGTTCCGTATAACGTTCAGAGTTTCCCGTCGACGCACACCGTTCCTCCCGAACAGATCTGGGTGATCACGGGGGGCGTGAATTTGTTGATCGACGGCATGAATGATCTGGGAATGGTCGATATGTCTGCCGACCGGATTATTATCTGGACGGACGGACGAGATGCACAGAGTTTTAATTCGGAAATCCGTCAGTCAAAAGAAACGCCTTTCGAAATCTATCTGGAAGGCAATATCGAAATTCGCCAAGGGACGTACTACCTGAAAGCAAACCGCGCCTTTTACGATGCCCGTGAAGGACGGGCCGTCATGCTGGACGCAGAACTCAAAACGCATCTCCCTGAACTGGGAGAAAATATTCGGGTTCGTGCCAGTCAGATTCGCCAGCTATCGAAGGGCGCTTATCTGGCACAAGATGCCTGGGCTACAGGCAGCCAGTTTGGAAAACCGGGATACCGAATTCAATCATCCGATATCTTTATCGAGGATCGCTATTCCACGCCCTGGATCGGTTCGGGAACTATGGAACTGGATCCACAAACAGGTCAACCGGTTCCCAATCGACGTGCCTGGATTTCGAGTTCCAATAACACATTCCAGATTGGCGATGTTCCATTGCTCTACCTGCCTTATGTGACCAGTCCTGTTGAAGACATCTATTTTCCAATCACCGGACTACGCTTTGGCAACGACCGCATCTTTGGTTTCCAGGTCGAAACTGAATGGGATATGTTCAAATTGCTGGGGCTCGAACGCCAACCGGGGACGAACTGGGAAGGTCAAGTCGATTACTACTCGTATCGCGGAGTTGGTATCGGGCAATCAGGCGATTATCAAGGAGAGAACCTGCTTGGGTTCGATAATGTTTTCAACGGCGGTGGGAAAATGTTTTATATCCATGATTCCGGTACGGATAATTTGGGTCTGGATCGTCGCGCCCTGGTTCCCTCAACAAGAGACCGCTATTTGATCAATCTGCAGCATCGCCAGGAATCTCCGTTTGGTATGACGTTGACCGGTGAAGGTGGCTTGATCTCTGACCGCAACTTTCAGGAAGAGTATTTCGAAACGGATTTTGATACAGCAAAAGATGTGGAAACGCTGCTGCACCTGAAACAGCAGCAGGAAAACTGGTCCTGGTCGGTGATTGGAAGGACCAAACTGAATAATTTCACAGATACAACCGACTGGCTACCTAAAGCAGATCTCTTCCTGCTGGGGGAACCGTTGTTCGGAAATCTGTTAAGCTGGACTTCGCATTCGTCTGTTGGTTACGGAAAATTAAAACCAGCCGCCGCTCCTTATAATCCTCAGCAGGATGTCTTCACACCACTGCCGTTCATTGCCGACTCACAAGGTCTGGTGGCGATGACACGGAATCAGTTGGAAGCGCCATTCAACCTGGGACCGTTCAAAATGGTTCCGTATGTCATGGGCGAAGCCGCTTATTGGGAGCAGGGCTTGCAACAACAGACAATTGATCGGCTTTACGGCTCGGCAGGTTTACGCGGCAGCATCCAGTTTGAACGCATTTTTGCCGATGTGTACAGTCCGTTTTTTAACTTGAATGGTCTGGCACATAAAATGTCATTGGAAGGCGATTACTCATTCAGCGATTCCAGTGAGAATCTGAGCAACATTGCGCAATACAACGAATTTGATGACAATGCACAGGAACGCTTCCGAGAACGACTGGTGATCAATACATTTGGCGGAGTCTTACCGCCTCAGTTTGATCCCCGGTTTTATGCTGTCAGAACCGGAGCAGGTCGTGGTGTGACAGACCCTTACTATGAAATGGTCGATGATCAACAGGTCTTACGCATGGCCTGGCGTCATCGTCTGCAAACAAAAACGGGGCCCCCCGATCAACAGCGTATTAAAGACTGGATGACCCTGGACCTTGAAGCTTCTTACTTTCCTGATGCACAGCGGGATAACTTTGGTGAAGACTTTGGTCTGCTCGGCGGACATTACCAATGGTTTCTTGGCGACCGTACCACCCTGGCGGCGAATGCCTACTACGATCTGTTCGACGGTGGGCAAGAACTCTGGGACGTCTCACTGACCAGCCAGCGAACCAATCGTCTGGCAGTGAATGTCGCGTTGCAGCAAATCAAAGGGGGTGGCGGTCTCGATAGCCAGATTTTATCAGCCAGCCTGAATTATATGATGAGTCAAAAATGGAGCGCCGGCATCAGCACCGCTTATGACCTGGGAGAGCACATCAATCGCGGACAGACACTCTCCATTACCAGGACGGGGGCTGATTTCCTCATGAGCCTGGGCATGACATACGACCAAAGTACCGGGAATGCGGGTATCGGCTTGACGATCATGCCACGTTTCGGAAACTTTGGCGGTGGGCCATCTGATTTTTCTTCCTTATTTAGTAGTGCAGCCCAATAA